From the Synergistetes bacterium HGW-Synergistetes-1 genome, the window AGGGCAATAGAGGACATGACAGTAAGAGGTGCCCCTGCCATAGGAGTAGCTGCGGCTTATGGCGTCGTATTGGCAGCGCATTCAGGCCTGTCAATTATCGATGATGCACTTTCAAGGCTTTCTGCAACAAGACCGACAGCAGTCAACCTCTTTTGGTCCATTGAAAAAATGCGTTTTGTTTACAACGAACACAAAAATTCCCCGGAATTATATTCATTGCTTGAATCAGAGGCAATAATGATCGATAGAGAAGACCGTGAGATCAACAGAAGGATCGGTGCTCATGGAGCTGTGCTGCTTCCGGATAAAGCTTCTGTCATAACTCACTGCAACGCCGGAGCACTTGCCACTTCCGGTTACGGCACGGCTCTTGGTGTTTTCAGGGCCGCAAGGGATGCCGGCAAGCAGATAAAAGTCTACGCAGATGAGACAAGGCCGCGTTTTCAGGGAGGAAGGCTCACTGCTTTTGAATTGTGTGAGGATGGATTTGACGTAACAGTCATATGCGATTCTATGTCAGCCTTTCTAATGTCAAGGGAGAAGATAGACGCTGTAATTACCGGTGCAGACAGAATAGCACTTAACGGAGACACGGCAAATAAGATCGGCACCTATGGGCTTGCAATTTCGGCAAAATGGCATAATGTTCCTTTTTATATTGCTGCTCCTATCAGTACTGTAGATTTTAACTGCCCCAATGGAAATTCTATCCCCATTGAAGAGAGAGACCACATGGAAGTTAAGATGATCGGCAGTGAAATTCTGGTCCACGAGGGTGCCAAGGTATGGAACCCGGCCTTTGACGTTACTCCTGCAGATCTGATAAAAGGGATAATAACCGAGGCCGGCATAATTGAACCGTCAAGAATAAAAGAGCTACAATAAACAACAGCTTAACATGCTGTTGAGTGGTAATATTAAAGCAAGGCAATGCTTTGATATGTTTTTGGATGATTTCATTCACTTTATGGCAATAGTGTAGGAGTGGTGCCCTTGGTCTATATAAATCCACGCGGCGTATATGTGTTGTTTTTCTTGAAAGGGGCGAAATGCCCGGCAGGAAGGAGGCAGTATTGTGAAAAACGAATTTAGGATTGCTGACATGAGCCTGGCTCCGGAAGGACACAGAAGGATAGAGTGGGCATGGGAGTATATGCCTGTGCTAAGGCTTATTGCTGAGAGGGAAGAAAAATACAGGCCGCTTGACGGGCTTGTAATAGGATGCTGCCTGCATCTTGAGGCTAAGACAGCCTGTCTTTTAAAAGTAATGAACAAACTTGGAGCAACTGTAGCAGTAGCCGGAAGCAATCCGCTTTCAACACAGGACACGATCTGCGCGGCCCTGGCTGAGGAAGGAATACATGTATTCAGCCGCAGAGGCATGACTCCTCAGGAATACTCCGAAAACATAGTGGAAATGCTCAAATGGGATCCTCAGATAATAATTGATGACGGCGGCGACGTCGTTTCGATGATAATAGACAAGAGAAGGGACCTAATTCCAAACTTGCTTGGCGGATGCGAAGAGACCACTACGGGGATAAAGCGTCTTAAAGCCATGCATTGTGAAGGAGTATTGCCTTTCCCGATGCTGGCAGTAAATGATGCCCAGAGCAAATACCTTTTCGATAACAGGTACGGAACAGGTCAGTCTGTCTGGGATGCGATCCTCAGGACCACCAACCTTATCGTGGCAGGCAAAAATGTTGTCATTGCAGGATATGGCTGGTGCGGAAAGGGCGCTGCCAAGAGAGCGGCAGGTCTGGGTGCAAGGGTCATAGTTGTAGAGGTAGATCCCCACAGGGCACTTGAGGCGCTGATGGATGGTTTTGATGTTATGGACATGCTTGATGCTTCAAAGGTCGGGGATGTTTTCATTACAGTCACAGGCAACACAAAAGTCATCCGCAAAGAACACTTTATGCGCATGAAAGACGGAGTGCTCCTCTGCAACGCGGGCCACTTTGACGTGGAGGTCTGCATTCCCGATCTTGCCGAACTCGCTGTTGACGTGAAGGCATCGCGTGACAATATCCAGACTTACATACTTCCGGTAGGCCGCAGGATCCACCTTCTAGGTGAAGGAAGACTGGTCAACCTGGCAGCAGGGGACGGGCATCCTGTCGAAATAATGGATCTGAGTTTTGCTATGCAGCTGCTCTCTTGCCTTTATATAAGCTGCAACAAACTGGAACCGGGTCTATACAACGTTCCGGCAGAGCTTGACAAGAGGGTGGCCGAGCTAAAGCTTGAATCGCTCGGCATAAGCATTGAACGGCTTACACAGGAGCAAAAGGAATACCTGGCAGCATGGAGAGAGATTTAATGAAACAGCAATACAGAAATGTCGTTGTCTGGGACTCTGAGAGCTCTTCCGCCAAACTGTGCGATGTCGCGACCGAAGGTGACAGGATATCCTCCATCCTCCCGGCCGGGGCCCTCAGTTCCGGATGTGCATACGAGGGAAGAGGCAATACAGCTCTGATCCCCGGTTTTGTGAATGCACACGGGCATGCTGCGATGACTCTGCTGAGAGGACTTGGAGAAGAACTGCCTCTTATGGAATGGCTTCAGAAACGCATCTGGCCGGTTGAAAACAACCTTGACGGAGATCTTGTCAAAGCAGGGACCGCACTGGGTATATTGGAGATGCTCTCTACAGGTACCACCTGTTTTGCAGACATGTACTTTTTCATGGACAAAGTTGCGGAGGCTGCCCTTGAAAACGGAATGAGATGCGGACTTTCGCGGGGCATAGTAGGTGACAGCGACAGAAGCAAGTTAAAGGAAAACCTTAAGTTCGCAGAGGACTACAACGGCAGGGATGGATTGATCAACGTCCAGCTCGGCCCACACGCTCCGTATACAGTTCCTTTCGACCTGATGACAGAGATTGCAGATAGAGCGAAAGAGACCGGACTGGGGGTCCAGCTCCACTGGCTCGAAACGTCTTCTGAGTGGAGCATAAGCGGCCTGGAAGGGAAAATGACTCCTGAGGAGTATCTTTCCGAAACAGGCATGATCGATGTGCCTAACCTCCTGCTGGCGCATTGTGTATGGGTGGAGAAGGGTTCTGCAGCTTTCTATGCGAGGAACAACGTTACTTTCGCTCACAACCCCGAAAGTAATCTCAAACTGGGCAGCGGTATAGCCCCTCTTCCTGAATTCCTCAAAGCCGGGGTCAGAATCGCTATCGGTACAGACGGTGCCGCAAGCAACAACAGGCTGGACATTTGGGATGAGCTTCGCTGTGCGGCATTGATCCACAAGGGTGTGACTAATGATCCGACCCTTGTGACATCTGCCGAGGTCCTTAAGATGGCTACGGTAAACGGAGCAAAGGCACTTGGATTCAGAGATACAGGACTTATTAAAGAGGGATACAAGGCGGATATGATACTTATTGACCTCGACCAACCGCATTATGTAGGCTGGGACAATGATAATCTTCCCGGTTTTCTTGTTTATGCGGGATCTTCTTCAGATGTTAAGGCTACTGTTGTGGCAGGAAGAATACTTTATGAAAATGGAACGTTCACAGAAATCGACAAGGACAGGGTAATTTCTGAAGCAAAATCGGCGCGCAGAAAACTTACCGGCTGCTGATATTTTTATAGGACGGTCGTTTTTCCTTAACGTGGATCTGGCACAAAAACCCCAGATCCGCGTATAATTATTTGATGCAAAAATTACAAAGACCTTACGCCTTTCTTATCCGGATGGAATACGGCTTTGATCTTTTATTACAGGGGGCAGCTTAAATGCAATACAGAAGCGGAAAAGAATTAAGGGAACTATTTCTTTCATATTTCGAGGAAAAGGGATGCAAAAGGTACCGCAGTTTTTCACTGGTGCCGGATGATCCTACGCTGCTTTTCACAATTGCGGGAATGGTCCCTTTCAAACAATACTTCCTTGGACTGAAGACCCCTGAGGTGAAAAGAGCTACTACGGCACAGAAGTGCGTAAGGACCAACGACATTGAGAATGTCGGACGCACTGCGAGGCATCACACATTTTTCGAGATGCTGGGAAACTTCAGTTTTGGAGATTACTTTAAAGAGGAAATAATCCCATGGGCGTGGGAATTTCTTACAGAACGTGTAGGACTCGAACCGGACAGGCTTTATGCAACGATCTATCTTGACGATGATGAAGCACACGATATATGGCGCGACAAAGTAGGGCTTCCTGAAAACAGGATAGTACGACTCGGAGCGGATGATAATTTCTGGGCTGCCGGACCTGTCGGTCCGTGCGGACCATGCTCTGAAATAATATACGATCAAGGACCGGAATTTTCGTGCGGAAAACCCACATGCACTGTGGGATGCGACTGTGACCGCTACCTGGAGATATGGAACCTCGTCTTTATGCAGTACAACAGGGATGAAGCAGGGAACCTTACTCCTCTTCCCAACAAGAATATCGATACAGGAATGGGGCTTGAGAGACTGTCATCAGTTGTCCAGAGAGTGCCGAACGACTTCGAGACGGACCTTTTCCGTCCGATAATCGACAAGGCATGCGAGCTTGGCGGAGTCAAATATGGAGAAGATCCTAAAAAAGATATGGCGGTAAAGGTCATTTCAGACCATATAAGGGCATCAGCATTTATGATAGCAGATGGAATACTGCCCACAAACGATGGCGGAGGATATGTCCTAAGGCGCCTTATCAGGCGTAGCGCCCGCTACGGGAAACTGCTCGGAATAGACAGGCCCTTCCTTACCGAACTTCTTCCCGCCGTTCGAAAATCGATCGGCGACGAATACACTGAACTCGTCGAACAGGCCTGTGCCATCGAGCAGATACTGAAGACAGAAGAGGAACGTTTTACTAAGACACTTTCACAGGGAAGCGACCTTCTTGAATCAGAGATCAGGCAGCTTAAGAAAAAAGATATCAACACACTTCCCGGCAGCGTTGCCTTTGTCCTTTACGATACTTACGGATTCCCGCTTGAACTCACAGAAGAGATGTGCGAAGAAGAGGGCATCGGCGTTGATAAGGAAGGTTTCAACAAAGCGATGGACGACCAGCGTGAGCGTGCAAGGGCCTCGAGTAAGCAGACCAGTTCAGTCATTTCAAAAAATGCTTATACTGAATTAGCAGACATATTGGGTCCAAGCAGTTTTTGTGGTTACGATCGAACGTCCTGTGACGCTAAAGTAATAGCGATAATTTTTGAAGGGAAAGAAAAGGATTTCATTGCGGAAGGTGAAAGTGCGGACATAGTTCTCTCTGACACACCTTTCTACGGCGAAAAGGGCGGACAGGTTGGCGACACCGGTGTAATTACAGCAGAAAATGTAATTTTCGAGGTAGAGGACACCATTTATCCTGTAAACGACCTCATCG encodes:
- the mtnA gene encoding S-methyl-5-thioribose-1-phosphate isomerase codes for the protein MLPETIEWISEAPMLRLLDQRKIPASVGFVDCRTYEETARAIEDMTVRGAPAIGVAAAYGVVLAAHSGLSIIDDALSRLSATRPTAVNLFWSIEKMRFVYNEHKNSPELYSLLESEAIMIDREDREINRRIGAHGAVLLPDKASVITHCNAGALATSGYGTALGVFRAARDAGKQIKVYADETRPRFQGGRLTAFELCEDGFDVTVICDSMSAFLMSREKIDAVITGADRIALNGDTANKIGTYGLAISAKWHNVPFYIAAPISTVDFNCPNGNSIPIEERDHMEVKMIGSEILVHEGAKVWNPAFDVTPADLIKGIITEAGIIEPSRIKELQ
- a CDS encoding adenosylhomocysteinase codes for the protein MKNEFRIADMSLAPEGHRRIEWAWEYMPVLRLIAEREEKYRPLDGLVIGCCLHLEAKTACLLKVMNKLGATVAVAGSNPLSTQDTICAALAEEGIHVFSRRGMTPQEYSENIVEMLKWDPQIIIDDGGDVVSMIIDKRRDLIPNLLGGCEETTTGIKRLKAMHCEGVLPFPMLAVNDAQSKYLFDNRYGTGQSVWDAILRTTNLIVAGKNVVIAGYGWCGKGAAKRAAGLGARVIVVEVDPHRALEALMDGFDVMDMLDASKVGDVFITVTGNTKVIRKEHFMRMKDGVLLCNAGHFDVEVCIPDLAELAVDVKASRDNIQTYILPVGRRIHLLGEGRLVNLAAGDGHPVEIMDLSFAMQLLSCLYISCNKLEPGLYNVPAELDKRVAELKLESLGISIERLTQEQKEYLAAWREI
- a CDS encoding amidohydrolase, which encodes MKQQYRNVVVWDSESSSAKLCDVATEGDRISSILPAGALSSGCAYEGRGNTALIPGFVNAHGHAAMTLLRGLGEELPLMEWLQKRIWPVENNLDGDLVKAGTALGILEMLSTGTTCFADMYFFMDKVAEAALENGMRCGLSRGIVGDSDRSKLKENLKFAEDYNGRDGLINVQLGPHAPYTVPFDLMTEIADRAKETGLGVQLHWLETSSEWSISGLEGKMTPEEYLSETGMIDVPNLLLAHCVWVEKGSAAFYARNNVTFAHNPESNLKLGSGIAPLPEFLKAGVRIAIGTDGAASNNRLDIWDELRCAALIHKGVTNDPTLVTSAEVLKMATVNGAKALGFRDTGLIKEGYKADMILIDLDQPHYVGWDNDNLPGFLVYAGSSSDVKATVVAGRILYENGTFTEIDKDRVISEAKSARRKLTGC
- a CDS encoding alanine--tRNA ligase, coding for MQYRSGKELRELFLSYFEEKGCKRYRSFSLVPDDPTLLFTIAGMVPFKQYFLGLKTPEVKRATTAQKCVRTNDIENVGRTARHHTFFEMLGNFSFGDYFKEEIIPWAWEFLTERVGLEPDRLYATIYLDDDEAHDIWRDKVGLPENRIVRLGADDNFWAAGPVGPCGPCSEIIYDQGPEFSCGKPTCTVGCDCDRYLEIWNLVFMQYNRDEAGNLTPLPNKNIDTGMGLERLSSVVQRVPNDFETDLFRPIIDKACELGGVKYGEDPKKDMAVKVISDHIRASAFMIADGILPTNDGGGYVLRRLIRRSARYGKLLGIDRPFLTELLPAVRKSIGDEYTELVEQACAIEQILKTEEERFTKTLSQGSDLLESEIRQLKKKDINTLPGSVAFVLYDTYGFPLELTEEMCEEEGIGVDKEGFNKAMDDQRERARASSKQTSSVISKNAYTELADILGPSSFCGYDRTSCDAKVIAIIFEGKEKDFIAEGESADIVLSDTPFYGEKGGQVGDTGVITAENVIFEVEDTIYPVNDLIVHRGRLLKGSIKKNQTVTASIDVARRKNIQRHHTATHLVHEALSKVLGQHVRQAGSIVTPTFLRFDFNHFAPLTTDQLREVESIVYEQVLSNLPVNTSIMPIEDAKKTGAKALFDEKYGDEVRVLEIPGYSSELCGGTHVKATGEIGVVKIIREEGIGSGVRRINAIAGQNALQTFQRFSYLSGTMMSMLGEDLDSVLGRVEDLLDEKKILERKNRELQVKAAMSDIEESIKPCASVNGVDLIMEKFENMNPDLLRQVGDRIKQKYPVAVILLAGIGEEKHVTLTSMASEEAVSKGIRADEFLKEIADLIGGRGGGRPTLAQGRAPDAGRLNEAITKAPEIFARLAAKG